The Paracoccus albus region GCCCCTGGAACCGAAACCGGCGTCAAATCCGGTGTGCCTCTGGAAGAGGTTCCGCAGTCGATTTCCGTTGTGACTTCGACGGAACTTCAACGTCGCGCACCTTCGCAGGTTGAGGACGCGATCAAATATACTGTTGGTGTCAACGCCTCGACCTGGGGGACGGATGACCGCTTCGATCAGTTCGCGATTCGCGGCTTCGATCTGGGCTCCGGTTCGCTTTACCGCGACGGATTGCCGCAGAAAGTGCTGGGATTCACGGCGTTCTCATCCCATCCCTACATGCTGGAACGCGTGGATGTGCTGCGTGGCCCGGCGGGCGTCCTTTACGGGTCGAACGATGCGGGCGGCATGGTCAATCTCGTCACCAAGCGGCCTGTCTTTGAACGCAAAGCCGAGGCGCGGCTTGGCTATGGCAGCCATGATTCCGTTGAAATCGGCTTCGATTACGGCGACGTCCTGAACGCCGACAATACCTTGGCCGGCCGCATCACCGGGCTGTGGCGCGACGGATCGACCGAGATCGACAACTCTGACGACGACCCGGCCTTTCTTTCCGCCGGTTTGACCTGGGCGCCAACCGATTTAACTTCTGTCACCCTTTTGGCGCATATCCAGAAAGATGATCGCACGCCGACCACGTTCTTCCCCATCACGGGTGAGGATTACGATGCCGCATTTGGCGCTCTGCCGGATGATTTCGGCTATGCCGCCTCGCCCTATAACGACTTCAGAACAGAACAGCGGTCCGTGGGCCTCGAGATCACGCATGAATTCCTGCCCGAGCTGGCTCTGAATTCGCGCATCCGCTATGCCCATCAGGATACCGATTATCGTCACCTCTACCGTGACGGGATCAGCTCAAAAGGGATCAGCTATACCGCCTTCCGTCAGGTCGAGGATGCGCGCACAATCGGCGCCGACATCAATCTGGAATGGCGGCGAAGCTTTGGTGGAGCCGAAAACAGTTTGACGGCTGGGCTGGATTATCACCGCGCCGAACGCGACGCCGAGCAGTATTACAAATACGGCGCCTACACGATGCCCTTCACCAATATTTCCTATGATTTCGATGTGGCCGATCCGGCCCTGTCGGGACGCAGTCGGAAGACCTATACCGAGAAGGGGATATATCTGCAGAACCACCTGAATTTCGGTCAGGGCACGACGATCACGGCGGGCCTGCGCCGCAGCTGGCTGGAGAACAAGGCCGAAGACCGTCTGGCCGATACGACAAGCCGCCGCAAGGATTCCGCGACGACCGGCATGATCGGGGCGACCCATCGCTTCGCCAATGGCCTGGCCCCCTATGTCAACTATTCAGAAGGGTTCATCCAGAATGCCGGGATCACGATAGATGGCGATCCGCTGGACCCTTCGCGCAACAAACAATTCGAGATCGGCCTGCGCTATATGCCCGCATCCGGCGATTTGTTGCTGAGCGCCGCCGCTTTTGACCTGCGAAAGACCAATGTCGAGGATTACTATTTCGACGAAAACGGCAATATCGACTACACCCATTCGACCCAGGTTGGCGAAATCCGTGCCCGTGGTGTCGAGTTGGAGGCACGCGGCCGTCTGACCGGCAGCTTGCAGGGTGTGCTGGGCTATACCTATCTGGATACCGAGATCACCGAATCCGCCAATGCCCGCAAGAAAGGCAACGACAACATCATGTCGCCGCGGCATCAGGTTTCGTTGTGGCTGGATTGGGATGCAGAGCGGCTGCTGCCGGGTCTGACAATTGGTGGTGGCCTCCGCTACCAGTCGGACTCTTATGCAACGCAGTTGAACGGGCGTGTGACACCATCGCATACCACTGCCGATCTGGCCCTGCGCTATGAGGCCGATGAATATGCATTGGATCTGGGCGTCACCAATGCCTTCGACAAGGAATATTACGGTGTCTGCTATGACAATCTTGGTTGTGCCTATGGAGAGGGCCGCAGGGTCAATCTGACACTCAGCCGCCAGTTCTGACATGGCTGCTGCGCTGATAAACGAAGGTGTCGCCGATTGTGGAGGCACCCGCTGGTTCGATCTTGCTGACAGCCAGACGGGTGCTGTCCGGCGTATATTCCTTTGGCGGCCGCCCGGCGAAGCACCGCAGGCAGGTTGGCCCGCGCTTTGGCTGCTAGACGGCAATGCTGTGATCGGCACGGCCGTAGACATCATGCGGGCGCAGGCCTTCTGGCCAAGTGGCACGAATGTCGGCTGGGGCGCACTGGTCGCGGTTGGTTATCCAACCGATGACGCCTACGACACCTTTCGCCGAAGCTGGGATCTTGGCCCGCCACCGGGCCGGACCTATCCGCCCTTCAAAGAAGGGGGGCCAGATGTTCGCACCGGCGGTGGGGCAGAGATGGCGCGCTTCATTCTTGAAGATGTCCGCCAGTTTCTGACCGACTATGTCGTATTGGACATGACGCGCCAATCGCTGTTCGGTCATTCCTTTGGCGGGTTGTTTGCACTATGGCTGATGCTCACGCGTCCCGGTGCCTTTCGCACATGGATCGCCGCAAGCCCCGCTATCACATGGGAGGACGGCTTTCTGCTGGACCACCTCAAACGTTTTGATCCTGAAGGCCGCAAGCTTTTGGTCCATCTTTCTGCAGGGGAATGGGAAGGTGACGAGCTTGCGCCATTCCAACGTGGTCGCGCCGACTCATCAGATCGGCTGGCACAGAAAAAGCAGACACAGACCGTGGCGGCAGCGCGCGATATGGCCCGGCATCTGTCTGATCGTGGCTTGCTTGCAATGTTTGAGGTCTATTCAGGCGAAACACATATGTCAGTTCTACCTGTAGCGGTTAATCGGGCCGTGCATTGCGCGTTTGCGATCGATCCCGTTATTGCGCAATCTTGAGGAGCGATGACCAGCGAATAGTTCTTGAAGCGCCAAGAGCCGTGATAAGGTTCCGGTTGGTGGAGTAGCCCCAATCGGTGCGGCCAGTTCGGCACAACTGAACAACCCCATCGCGGCCAAGGTTTGCACAGCTAACCAGATTGGCAATGCTCCGGCAGAGTGTATGACCAATCATTTTCCAGCTGAGACTGTTCTTTCATTTACGGAAAGTTGCGTTACATTCGACGCGGTTTTCGAACCTCGGCGCCACTGGCTCGGGGAAACGTGCGTTTCACGTAGGAATTCCCGGTTAAAGTTGGATTTTGTGTTGAAACCGCTGTCCAGCATCGCGTCAGTCACACTCGCGCCCTCATCAATTCGGCTGCAAGCATGCCGGATGCGCCACGAATTGATATAACGGGACACATTGTTTCCAGTTGAGCGATTGACTGCCCCGGACAGGCGTTTTTCCGGCAGATGCAAACGGCGCGCCAGACGCGACAAGGTCAAATTAGGATCAAGATGCAGCGGCTCTCGCGCCAGCAGGGTTTCCAGTCTTTCGATGATCTCAGCATCGTCGCTGCCAGCTTCACGCGGCGGCGCGGGGGCGCAATCCGCTTCGTCACCTGACGCACCAGCGGCGGAGGGGCTGACGCTCAGAGTGCCCAGAAGCAAGAGCACAAGCGAGGAGAAGATGGTTATTAACCATCCGGTCCACCTCTCGTTTCCAGTTAGAAACGCGGCGGCAATGAAAAGGTCGCTGAGCGCCGATGCAATAAGTGCCCAGCCAAGAACCTGCCAGAGCATTGCCGGGACCTGTCCGGCTTCCAACCGGGCCAATGGCATGTCTGACGAATTTCGCAACCGGAGCAGGATCGCGCCGCCATAGCCCGCAAAGACAAGCGGGACTATGAAGTCTGTCGTCTCAGGGGCGAAGATTCGGCAGAACACGGCAAAGGCCGGTGCCGCACCATGTATGATAATCGCGCGTATCGGGATGCGCGAGACCATCGCATCCTGAAAGGTGATCCAGGCCAATGGGGGTATAATCGTCGCGCTCACAGGCAGGATTGGGCGCAATCCGCTTACGCCATAACCACCGACCAACATGACAAGCAGCGATTGAAAGGCGCAGATGGTCAGAAATGACAACAGAAACGGCCTGCCCCCCGCCAAGAAAGTGCGGATGGCAATATAGCCAAGAACGAGGGCGACGAAGGCGGGAATCGGAAGCATGGGCATCCGGCGACTATTGTCCAAAAACCGGATTCTGACGACCTGAATCCCGAAAACAGTACGTGATCATACATATTTTCTTACGATGATGGGACAACGCCCAAGAACGGAAGTTTTTGTGAAACGCCTTGCTCTGCTTTACTGCTTGCGCTCTGCACGGCTTTGTCCGTTTCACGGATGAAGAACGGATAGGCGTCGTTGGGTTTTCGTCGGGTCGTGCCACGGCGCTTGATCTTGCGGGCGACCGATTAAATGGTGAGTTTCAGGAAAAAATTGCGCCAATGTCGCAGACGCGACTGACAGCGCCTTTTTCCGGCTCGGGGGCGTCAGCATTGCAGATCACCCCGGCTTCGAAATCGATGCCGGCGACTCGCGCATCACGTCGGTGGAAATTGTCGATCCCGGGTTTGGAGGGTCTGCCGACCCGGCAACCCTCACCAGCCATCGCAATGCCAAAGCAGTCCAGCCATCCGAGCGGACCGCTTCTGGTTTCACTATCTGCCGCCATATTCGCCTGATCTGAACCCGATAGAAATTGCATTTGCCCGGCTCAAGGCGCATCTCGGGCGCATCCGTGCCCGCAGCTTCAAACAAGTCTTTCAGGCCTCGGCAGGGTCTGCGAACTCTTCGACCAAACCGAGTGCTCGAATTACTTCAATGCTGCAGGAATTGTCACAGGTTAAAACCTGGATGCTTTAATCGCTGATTCCCCCGTAGATAAGCCGAAGCGAAAGAACGATCAGCATCAGGTTGAGCGCGATCCTGAACCGCCGTTCATCCATTCGGTTCAGCACCAGCTTGCCGAACAATGTGCCAAGAAACCCCGCAGCTATCATAGCGGCGATGAACCCTGCCCAGCTTGCGAAGCAAAAGCCCAGTACTGCGAAGGCCAGTGATTTCACGCCGTGCTGGACGGTCATAAGCGCGGCATGGGTTGCGACATGGGCATGTCTCGGCAGTTTCTGGGACTTCGTGAAGGTTGCAACGAAAAGGCCGGTTGCGCCGAAAAACATGGTCAGAAAGCTTGAGATCACGCCGACTGAAAAAGGCCAGTCGCGCACGGCTCCCGGCGGTTTGCCAAGAACCGACCACATGACGAACCCACCCACGCCGATCTGCACCCAGGCGGGCGGCAGGTTTACGACGACAGAGCCGCCGATTGCGGCGCCTATGGCTGAACCAGCCGCGAATGCTGGCAAGGCGGGCCAGTAGATATGCCTGAATGTGACCGCTGCCCGGCCGATATTTGAGCCGATCTGGATAACGCCATGTGTGGGGATCAGCGCCGCCGGTGGCACAAGCGTTGCCATGACCGCCAAAAGCAAAGCGCCGCCGCCGATCCCGAATGCGACGGTAATCAGCGATCCGGCAAAGCTTGTGGCAAGCAAGATTGCGAAAGTGGCATCGGCCATCCCATCCGGCATCAGCGTCGCGGTCAAGTCGATCATTCTACTCCCGGCCTTCATGGCATTGTCATGGGGTTATGCGCGGAGTTGCTGGTTCGAAAGCCCTAATCAGCCTGACTTGTCCCTGCCGGTGCGCATTCCGATTGCCGCGGCGACCAAGGGTGCCCCGAGGATCACCAGCGTCAGCCTCACAAGATGGTGCACGACGATGAAGCCCAGATCGGCCCCTGCGACGATGGCAAGCACTGTCATTTCGGCCTGCCCACCCGGCGCGAAGGACAGGAAGCCCTCCATCGGCGAGGCGAGTCCAAGCAGAACTACAGCCTCTGTCACCGCGAATGCGAGAATGGCGAGGATGACGACAAACACCATCCCTGACAGAACGATCCGGCGCAGTTCCAACAGCGTGACGCCGACATATCCGACCCCAATCCCCATACCGATGAAAAACTGGGCGGCCAGAATAGCCTCGCGTGGTGGTCGGTGTTCGATCATGCCGGTCAGGGACATCAGGGCTGTGACAATCATCGGCCCCAATATAGCTGCGCCAAAAAGCCCCACGCGCTTCGCGATGGCCCAGCCGGCGATTGCGGCAACGCTCATCAGCAAAAGCTCGCGCAGCGGCAGCTCTGACGCAGGTTCGCCGATCGGTTGAACAAGCGGACGGTCCATCGCATAGACGAGTATCGCTGGCACGATTGTGACGATCACCAGCACCCGTGTCGCGTGAATCAGTGATAGTGCCCGGACATCGCCGCCCGCTTCCTTGCCGAAGATCACCATGTCCTGCAGGCCGCCCGGCATGGCGGCGAAATATGAAGTCGGCAGGTCAAAGCCACAGACCTTATGAAAATACGGGACGCCGATCAGGCCAATGGCTGCGATGTAGATCGGGACGAAGGCCACCGATCCGGCCATTTGCGGAAGCTGGTGCATGACCTCCGGCGTGATCGACGCGCCGACGGCGACGCCAAGGATGGTTCGGGCTGCTTCAGAGATCGGTGCGATACCTTGCAAGGGTGCGCCCAGCAATGCCGCAATCAGGCAGGCAAACATTGGGCCGAACAGAAAAGGCAGCGGCATGTTCACAAAGGCAAACACCGTTGTCCCAACGGCCGCGAGCAGCAGCGTTCCAAATCGTCGCAGGGTGAAGGGATTTGTCATGACAAAGCAACTTGACGCATTTGTATCCAGTCGTATACGAAAGGATGCATGAATAAAACCGGAAAATTTTCTGACGCAATCGCTGCCCCGGCCGAGCGCGGCCTGCACGGCGATAGTGTCTATGAACGCCTGTGCGAGGATATCAGGTCTGGCGTGCTTTCCCCCGGGAGTCGCTTGCGCGAGGCAGAGATCGCAGAACGGCACGCTGTCAGCCGCACACCTGTCCGCGAAGCAATCCGCCGGCTGGAGGCAGAGGGGCTGGTCGATCATTTGCCGCGCAGCGGGGCGATCGTCAGGAAGCTGGATTATTCCGAGACGATGGAGCTCTATGAGATGCGGACTGTGCTGGAAGGCACAGCAGCGAGGCTGGCCGCCCGCGCCGCATCGTCGGTCGAACTCGAGGAACTTCAGGCGATCAATGACGAGATGCGCGAGGCTGACGGTCACGCAGACAGGCTGGTCACTTTGAACCGGCAGTTCCATCACCTGCTGCATGAGGCGGCGCGAAATCGTTTCCTTATCAAATCAATGGCCTCGGTCGACAACACTTTACTGATACTCGGCGCGTCGAGCATGCATCTGCCGGAACGCGCAGTCGCTGCGGTTGATGAACATTCAAAAGTTCTCGACGCGCTTCTGGCGCGAGACGGTCTGGCCGCTGAAAGTGCAATGCGCCGGCATATGGAACGCGCCCAGTTCGCCCGACTTAAGATATTGCGCCATTCAGCAGAGCTATCCTGAACCGGTTTTTCGCGATCAACCAGATGCGCGCCCCTGAAAGCGGCCATCTCGATTTGAGACTTCGCGACTTGGCGGCAAGTCGCAGAATACCGTTTCGATCTGATTGTTTCGGGTTGCCGATGAATACCGTTGAATAACAGGAGAACACAAGATCGCCGCGCAGGACGCTATGAGAGCTGCAAGCCTGCCGTCGCCCAGCTTGAACATGCACAAGGGGACGGGTTAGACAAGAATCTTCAGGTTCGATCTGCGCGGCCCTTGATGATGTTTAGCGCTGCAAGTCCGCGACGGGCTGATTCACGCCTTGCTCCTCCGGTGGGGGAAGGCTCTCGTCGGCGTGGACATCTTCCTGTCCGAACACTCGGTTCCAGCGGATGGATGACCAGAGCGCGATGCCGATCAGGGCAGCGCCGCCAAGGCCGGTCACGACTTCGGGGATCTCGACGAAAGATTGCAGGAACATGATGATCGACAGGGCGATGATCGCGTAGAACGCGCCATGTTCCAGATAGCGGTAATGCGTCAGCGTACCTTTCTCGACCAGCATGATCGTCATAGAGCGCACGTACATCGCACCGATCCCCAGCCCGATGGCAATGACAAACAGATTCTGGGTCAGCGCGAAGGCGCCGATTACACCGTCAAAGCTGAAGGAAGCGTCTAGGACCTCCAGATAAAGGAACGCGCCCAGACCGCCTTTTGCGCCGGCCTCCAGCACCTGTTGGTGGCTGTCCAGAAAGCCGCCCAGAACCTCGACAAGCAGGAATGTCAGAAGGCCCCAGATTGCTGAGCGGAAGAACACTTCAGATTCCGCATCGGGCAGGAAATGTGCGAAAATCAGGATCATCACCAACACGAATGCAACTTCGATGCCGCGGATGGTCGCATAGTGCTGCATCTTGTCTTCGATCCACGGTAGCCAGTGCACGTCCTTGTCGTGATCGAAGAAGAAGCTGAGCCCGACCATCATCAGGAATGTCCCGCCGAACGCCGCAATCGGCAGATGCGCCTCATGCATGATATGGGCATATTCCTCCGGCTGGGTCGCGGCCAGAACCATCGCCTGCCACGGCCCTATTTTCGCGGCAATAACAACGATTAAGAGCGGGAATATGATCCGCATGCCGAAAACGGCGATAATAATGCCCCATGTCAGGAAGCGATGCTGCCAGACGGGCGTCATGTCTTTCAGTTTGTTCGCGTTGACGATGGCGTTGTCGAAGGACAGCGAAATTTCCAGCACGGCGAGGACGGCGCAGATGAAAAAGATGCTTAGCATCCCGCCGAAACTGCCGGTCATCTGCCAGCCCAGTGCGGCCCCGAGGGCAAGGCCGGCTGCGGTGACGATGAAAGCCCATTTGAAATAGTGCATAACTCCGCCTTTCGAAGCGGAGTGGTCAGAGGTCTGCATGACAAAATCCCGGTGCGGCGGGTCAGGTTTCAGTGCCGACATCACGAATGTGCCGCCACATCCGCCAGAGGGGCCCGGTCACCACTGTATCGTCAGCGCCTGTTCGGCACGACACCTGACCAAATAGCGACGACGCAGCGCGTCTTCAATTGGCGTTCAAGTCTACGGACGCAAAAATGTCTCTGCCGGTGCCACGCTGCAACGCAGTCTGCAATTTTGGCCGGAGTTCAGGAGCCGGCGACTTTCTGCACGCGATTTCGTTTGCTGCGACGCGCCGCGATGATCCCCACCAGCCACAAGACGCCCAACGTCCACGACTCGACCGCCAAGCGGAACGCCACGCTCGCCCCATCGGGATCGGTCATCAGCGCGTCGCCGATAACGGACAGCATCACGCAGGCGATGAAGGTGACCAGACCGCCGCGTCCAATCATAGCAAGGGCGCGTCCGATGACGGTATCGGCCAGCCATGCCATTGGCCGGGCAAGGGGGACAGCGACCAGCCACGCTGCGGCGAGGATGCCGACATACCGCACCCAATCCATCGACCATTTGTCGACAGAGCCGACAATGTCGCGGATCTGATAGTAGATTTCCTTCAGCTCAGGCCCATAGCGCCAAAGTTGCGCCATCGCGACGCCGAAGATCGAATAGGCGACCGCCAGGAGAGTCAGCGTGGTCGCATGTTGGCGCAGGATGGGCATGAAGCGTGTGCGGAACAGACCCATCGCGACGCCGGAATGGAACAGCAACTGCCATGCGAACGGATTGAACAGCATACCGTTCGCCCCACGCTGGTTCGGCAGCAGATCGTTCAGTGGAATGGACATTGCCCACATTGCCAGAGAGCCGAGGGCAAACGCCCAGGGCCAGCGAAGCATCAGCGGGACGGTTATCGGCGTGAAAGCCAAGACGACCACATAAAGTGCCAATACATCCAGCAGGTTGGGCTGCATCCATAATGTGCCGAGCGTCACGATATACCCGATCGGAAACTCGAATATCCAACGAGCATAGGCGCCCCAGACGGCAGTATGCGGAAGCCCCGCCTCAACAAGGAAGCGAGAGACAAGGGCAAGTAGAATGCCGCCCAGAACCAGTGCCAGCCAAACCTGAAACGCGCGACGCAGAAAGCGCTTTTGGGCTGCGCGGCGCCCAGCCTTGGCCTCGACCGTCAGCCAGACCAGGCCAACAAGAAAGCCTGATAGCAGCACGAACAGCTCTGCTGCGTCGAAGACGGCGAAATTGGCGAGCGTAAAATGACGCAAGACGCCATCGGGCATGTGGTCAACCATGATCGCGGCCAACGCATAGCCGCGCAACATATCCAGAGCAGCAATTCGTTTCATCTTGGCAGGCCGGACCAGATATTGATCAGATCAGGATCGTTCAGAAGCGCCTGCCGCTCTGCCGTGTCGAGGAATTGCAGAGCTTGTGCCTGATTCTCGGCAACGGCAATCTTTGCCGCGGCAGAGACCTCTGCCAATCGTTCCGCAACTGGTCGCGGCGGCAGTGGCGGAATAAGCGCGATATAATTGCCGCGTGCTTCGGCATCGCTTCCAAGAATGGTTGTTGCGTTTTCCGGCGTGCGCAGGTGACGCGCCTGATTCACGGATTCAGACATGACAGGCGGCACGATCCGCTCCTCTGGTGTGACAAGCAGTCCTGCCGCGCGCGCCCAGCGACCCAGCAATGGCGAGGCGCTCCACCGTGATGTCAGAGGTGCGAGGATCAGGCCAGCAAGGATAGGTGACAGCCATATCAGCTGAGCCGGGGCGAGATAGATGATCGCAACACCCGTCGCCAGACCCGCTGCGACATGAATCCAGTGTCTGCGGATGACGACGCGCCAGCTTGGCATAAAGCCCTTGCGCACCTGACTTTCCCAGCCGGAATTCCGACCGATCAGAATTTCGCAGATCTGTCGTGTCTGGATCAGCATCTGAACCGGGGCGATCAGGGCCGACATGATGATCTCGAACGCGGCGCTGATCAGGATGCGGGGCCGCCCGCCCGCACCCTCGGCCAGTGGCCGTCGCCACGCGCGACCGATGGCGATGAATTTCGGGACGAGCAGAAGCGCAGCAGAAGCGGCCAGCAGCCACATCATTCGTCGCGCGTCAAAGGTCGGCCAATCGGGGAAAAGCTGATAGGTCGATGGGAAATAGACGGGGCTGGACAGGATGACATTGGCGGTCAGGATCAGCCCGGTGATGATCAGCAGCAGCCAGATCGGGCTCATCAGAAACCCCAGAACACCGATCAGGAAATGCGCACGCGTGATCGCGGTAAAGCCACGGGCACCGATCAGGCGGAGGTGTTGCAGGTTGCCTTGCGCCCAACGGCGTTCTCTCACCGCCATATCCAGCAGGGTAGGCGGGCTGCCTTCGTAGCTGGCGCGCAGATCCCAATCCAGCCGGACCTTCCAGCCCGCCCGCCGCAACAACGCAGCCTCGACGAAATCATGTGACAGGATCGTGCTGCCCCAAGGCGGCTTGCCCGGCAGTTCGGGTAACCCGCAGCATTCAGCGAAAGCGGACACGCGGATCATGGCATTGTGGCCCCAGAAGTTGCCGTTGTCGCCCGACCAAGCGGCCACACCGCGCGAAATCGCCGGGCCGTAGATGCGCCCGGCAAACTGGATCAGTCGCGCGAATATGGTTTGTCCGTGCACCAGTATCGGCATTGTCTGGATCAGCGCAAGCGCCGGATCGGCGGACATGCGCGCCGACATTTGCCGGACGACATCGCCCGAAACCACGCTGTCTGCATCCAGCACGACCATCTGGTCATAGCGTCCGCCCCAGCGGCGGACAAACTCTGCAATATTGCCGGATTTTCTGCCCCTATTGTCGGTTCGGCGGCGATACCAGACGGGGATAGGGGCGCGGTCGCGCAATTTCACCGCGCTCAGAGCCTCTGCCACCAGCAGATCGGGGTCACGGCTGTCGGACAGAACGAAAATTTCGCAGCGATCAGCCATGCCCAGATGTGCAAGCTCTTCGGCAACTGCCGCCAGCAGACCCATGCTTTCGGCGGGGTCCTCGTGGTAGATTGGCATGACGATGGCGATGCGGGCATTGCCGTCAT contains the following coding sequences:
- a CDS encoding TonB-dependent siderophore receptor, which gives rise to MSLLVLPFSAFAQDRQVADTIVLPELVLQALPFTGEIEGYLAPGTETGVKSGVPLEEVPQSISVVTSTELQRRAPSQVEDAIKYTVGVNASTWGTDDRFDQFAIRGFDLGSGSLYRDGLPQKVLGFTAFSSHPYMLERVDVLRGPAGVLYGSNDAGGMVNLVTKRPVFERKAEARLGYGSHDSVEIGFDYGDVLNADNTLAGRITGLWRDGSTEIDNSDDDPAFLSAGLTWAPTDLTSVTLLAHIQKDDRTPTTFFPITGEDYDAAFGALPDDFGYAASPYNDFRTEQRSVGLEITHEFLPELALNSRIRYAHQDTDYRHLYRDGISSKGISYTAFRQVEDARTIGADINLEWRRSFGGAENSLTAGLDYHRAERDAEQYYKYGAYTMPFTNISYDFDVADPALSGRSRKTYTEKGIYLQNHLNFGQGTTITAGLRRSWLENKAEDRLADTTSRRKDSATTGMIGATHRFANGLAPYVNYSEGFIQNAGITIDGDPLDPSRNKQFEIGLRYMPASGDLLLSAAAFDLRKTNVEDYYFDENGNIDYTHSTQVGEIRARGVELEARGRLTGSLQGVLGYTYLDTEITESANARKKGNDNIMSPRHQVSLWLDWDAERLLPGLTIGGGLRYQSDSYATQLNGRVTPSHTTADLALRYEADEYALDLGVTNAFDKEYYGVCYDNLGCAYGEGRRVNLTLSRQF
- a CDS encoding alpha/beta hydrolase; protein product: MAAALINEGVADCGGTRWFDLADSQTGAVRRIFLWRPPGEAPQAGWPALWLLDGNAVIGTAVDIMRAQAFWPSGTNVGWGALVAVGYPTDDAYDTFRRSWDLGPPPGRTYPPFKEGGPDVRTGGGAEMARFILEDVRQFLTDYVVLDMTRQSLFGHSFGGLFALWLMLTRPGAFRTWIAASPAITWEDGFLLDHLKRFDPEGRKLLVHLSAGEWEGDELAPFQRGRADSSDRLAQKKQTQTVAAARDMARHLSDRGLLAMFEVYSGETHMSVLPVAVNRAVHCAFAIDPVIAQS
- a CDS encoding helix-turn-helix domain-containing protein — encoded protein: MLPIPAFVALVLGYIAIRTFLAGGRPFLLSFLTICAFQSLLVMLVGGYGVSGLRPILPVSATIIPPLAWITFQDAMVSRIPIRAIIIHGAAPAFAVFCRIFAPETTDFIVPLVFAGYGGAILLRLRNSSDMPLARLEAGQVPAMLWQVLGWALIASALSDLFIAAAFLTGNERWTGWLITIFSSLVLLLLGTLSVSPSAAGASGDEADCAPAPPREAGSDDAEIIERLETLLAREPLHLDPNLTLSRLARRLHLPEKRLSGAVNRSTGNNVSRYINSWRIRHACSRIDEGASVTDAMLDSGFNTKSNFNREFLRETHVSPSQWRRGSKTASNVTQLSVNERTVSAGK
- a CDS encoding sulfite exporter TauE/SafE family protein → MIDLTATLMPDGMADATFAILLATSFAGSLITVAFGIGGGALLLAVMATLVPPAALIPTHGVIQIGSNIGRAAVTFRHIYWPALPAFAAGSAIGAAIGGSVVVNLPPAWVQIGVGGFVMWSVLGKPPGAVRDWPFSVGVISSFLTMFFGATGLFVATFTKSQKLPRHAHVATHAALMTVQHGVKSLAFAVLGFCFASWAGFIAAMIAAGFLGTLFGKLVLNRMDERRFRIALNLMLIVLSLRLIYGGISD
- a CDS encoding AbrB family transcriptional regulator, which gives rise to MTNPFTLRRFGTLLLAAVGTTVFAFVNMPLPFLFGPMFACLIAALLGAPLQGIAPISEAARTILGVAVGASITPEVMHQLPQMAGSVAFVPIYIAAIGLIGVPYFHKVCGFDLPTSYFAAMPGGLQDMVIFGKEAGGDVRALSLIHATRVLVIVTIVPAILVYAMDRPLVQPIGEPASELPLRELLLMSVAAIAGWAIAKRVGLFGAAILGPMIVTALMSLTGMIEHRPPREAILAAQFFIGMGIGVGYVGVTLLELRRIVLSGMVFVVILAILAFAVTEAVVLLGLASPMEGFLSFAPGGQAEMTVLAIVAGADLGFIVVHHLVRLTLVILGAPLVAAAIGMRTGRDKSG
- a CDS encoding GntR family transcriptional regulator, whose translation is MNKTGKFSDAIAAPAERGLHGDSVYERLCEDIRSGVLSPGSRLREAEIAERHAVSRTPVREAIRRLEAEGLVDHLPRSGAIVRKLDYSETMELYEMRTVLEGTAARLAARAASSVELEELQAINDEMREADGHADRLVTLNRQFHHLLHEAARNRFLIKSMASVDNTLLILGASSMHLPERAVAAVDEHSKVLDALLARDGLAAESAMRRHMERAQFARLKILRHSAELS
- a CDS encoding DUF475 domain-containing protein; the protein is MQTSDHSASKGGVMHYFKWAFIVTAAGLALGAALGWQMTGSFGGMLSIFFICAVLAVLEISLSFDNAIVNANKLKDMTPVWQHRFLTWGIIIAVFGMRIIFPLLIVVIAAKIGPWQAMVLAATQPEEYAHIMHEAHLPIAAFGGTFLMMVGLSFFFDHDKDVHWLPWIEDKMQHYATIRGIEVAFVLVMILIFAHFLPDAESEVFFRSAIWGLLTFLLVEVLGGFLDSHQQVLEAGAKGGLGAFLYLEVLDASFSFDGVIGAFALTQNLFVIAIGLGIGAMYVRSMTIMLVEKGTLTHYRYLEHGAFYAIIALSIIMFLQSFVEIPEVVTGLGGAALIGIALWSSIRWNRVFGQEDVHADESLPPPEEQGVNQPVADLQR
- a CDS encoding OpgC domain-containing protein — translated: MKRIAALDMLRGYALAAIMVDHMPDGVLRHFTLANFAVFDAAELFVLLSGFLVGLVWLTVEAKAGRRAAQKRFLRRAFQVWLALVLGGILLALVSRFLVEAGLPHTAVWGAYARWIFEFPIGYIVTLGTLWMQPNLLDVLALYVVVLAFTPITVPLMLRWPWAFALGSLAMWAMSIPLNDLLPNQRGANGMLFNPFAWQLLFHSGVAMGLFRTRFMPILRQHATTLTLLAVAYSIFGVAMAQLWRYGPELKEIYYQIRDIVGSVDKWSMDWVRYVGILAAAWLVAVPLARPMAWLADTVIGRALAMIGRGGLVTFIACVMLSVIGDALMTDPDGASVAFRLAVESWTLGVLWLVGIIAARRSKRNRVQKVAGS